The genome window TCAATGGCATGTATTTTCGCTGTATTTCCGCTTTTTTTATCATGACGCCGGATGGTTTCGACCAACTGATGGCCGATGGTGAATACTGGATCAAAAGCAGACATGGGCTCCTGAAAGACCATCGCGACCTTTTTACCGCGAACAGACTGAAGAATCCGCTGGGGAATATTCGTCAGCTCTGAACCATCGAGCTTCACGCTCCCTTTTGCAATCCGACCACGCTCAAAATCGATCAGCCGCATAATGGCTTTGGAGGTAATCGTCTTACCGCTCCCCGATTCTCCTACGAGGCATACCGTCTCACCACGACCAATATGAAACGAAACATCTGTGACAGGAGTCAAGGCACCATTGGCTGTCGGGAATTCGACGGTCAACCTGTTAATCTCCAGTAATGCTTGGGTCATATGCTGTCTCCTCCGTTTTAACCCTGGCTTTTTTTCGGGTCGAATGCATCCCTGATACGGTCCCCGATGATGTTCACTGAGAGGACGAACAACGCGATGGCCAGCCCCGGGAAGGTGCAGACCCACCAGGCAACTGTCAAATAGCCTCGACCCTGGGATAAGACTGCTCCCCAATCCGGAATTTCCTTGATCACGCCAAGCCCTAAAAAGCTGAGTCCAGACCCTGTCAAGATGGATGTCCCCATTCCGATGGTGGCCATCACTAAAAAGGGAGCCGTCGAGTTCGGCAGCACATGCTTGAAAAAGATGCGGACAGGCGAGCTGCCGATGGAGCGCGAAGCCAAAACAAATGCCCGGTTTTTTACCGTGAGGATCTGGCTCCTCATGACTCTCGCGTACCTCGGAATCGTGCCTGCCGCTATCGCCAGGACAACATTGATGGTGCTTGGACCCGTGGCGGCGGCTATAGCCAATGCGAGCAAAATACCCGGAATCGTCATGAGGACCTCAATCAATCGCATGATGACGAGATCGACCCATCCACCCACATAGCCGGAAATCGTGCCAAGCGCAGCTCCAGTCAAACCACCGACCAGTACGGAGGCAAAGCCTATCAACAGAGAGTCCCGGCTACCGTAAATCACCAGCGTAAACACATCTCTCCCAAAGTAATCCGTCCCGAAGAGATGGGATGAGCTCGGAGGCTGGAGCAGATTGGCTGGATCGATCGCTGTCGGTGAATACGGTGCGACCCATTGTGGCGCAGCCGCACAAATGATCAGAAAAGCTACGATGAATCCTGCCACAGACACAAAAAGCTGTGAGGCAGTGATTTGCTGTACTCGATTCCACCTCCACCGAACCGTCGTTCGCATAGGCTTCACGATCATCGTTTCCTTCACGCTACTCCCTCCTTCTTATTGTGAGCGCCGGATGCGCGGATCGACGAATGAATACGAGATATCTACGAGAAAATTCACCAGCACGTAGATGATCGCTGTAAAAAAGACCACACCTTGCACGACTGGCAAATCTTTTGCCATGATCGCATCTGCGAGGATCCGCCCGATTCCTTGACGAGCAAAGACTGTTTCCACGACCACGGTCCCGCTGAGCAGCTCTCCGATCATGACCCCAATGACCGTCAACGCAGGAATGAGTGCGTTGCGCAGGGCATGTCGATACATCACGGCTTGTTCCGCTAGACCTTTAGCACGCAGCGTGACAATGTAGGGTTCGCTGATCACCTCCAGCATCGTGTTGCGCACCATCCGAACAATCAGACCAGCTCCCACCAGTCCCAGCGTGATCCCTGGCAGCACCAGTGACTTCCATCCGGTAGACCCTGCTATCGGAAGCAAGCCGAGCTGGATGGAGAACAACAGCAAGAGAAGGATTCCCGTCCAAAACGTCGGCATCGAGATCCCAAACAAACCTACAAAGCGGGCGAGCATATCGATGAACCCATTACGATGAATGGCGGAAAGAACACCGAGGATCGTACCTACCAGGATCGAAACGGTCGCACTCACCAATGTCAATGCCAGTGTAGCTGGAACGTGTTCGAGAATTTTCGCCAGTACGGGACTGCTGTCTATTCGGGATATGCCAAAATCGCCCTGCAGCAAGTGAAGAAAGTACTGCAAGAATTGCACGTAGAACGGTTGATCCAGCCCTAGCTGTTTCCGTACTTGCTCGATGGCCTCAGGTGATGTGGCATTTCCATCCAGCATTTGCAGCACGGGATCGCCAGGCAAAACGTACATGATCACAAATACCAGCATGGAAGAGCCAATGACCACGAGGGCGGCTGTCAGCAAGCGGGTTGCGATGGTTCCAGTCACAAGTCGTCCCCCCTTTTCCGTTTAGTTCCGGATCTGGACGTCATAGAACTGCGGGTAGCCGAGGAGGTCAAATTTCAGACCTTCCACTGACTTGGAGTGAGCCACCGTATACGGAAATACGTAAATCGGCAGGGCAATCGCGTTTTCGATCATGTATTGCTGTATCTTTGTGTAAATCGCTTTTCGCTTTTCCGGATCGCTTTCCGAAGATCCCTGCTCGAGCAGCTTATCGATGTTCGGATCAGACAATTGCGCCCAGTTCGTCCCGCCTTTTGTAAACATGCGATCGGAACGCAGCAGATTGGTCAAAATGTCCGGATCTGCCTTTACCTGCGAATTCCCAAAAATATCGTACTCGCCCTTGGAGATCGGAGTATTGGTGTCTTTGGTAATCGTGAGGTTGACTTGAACCCCGATCTGCTTCAGCTGCTGTTGGACAATGGCCGCAATGTCATTGCGCTTTTCTCGATTCGGAGACGGCTCGAGATAACGAATGATCAGTTTCTTTCCGTCCTTTTCACGTATACCATCTGCCCCTTTTTTCCAGCCGAGCTCATCCAGGTATTGATTGGCTTTTGCGACATCCGGTGCGAGCTTGTTCTCCAGTGTTACATCGTAGCCGAGCATTCCTGGAGTAAGCGGAGACCACGCCCGCTGATAAGTTCCCAGATAAAGCGTGTTTACAATC of Brevibacillus choshinensis contains these proteins:
- a CDS encoding ABC transporter permease yields the protein MRTTVRWRWNRVQQITASQLFVSVAGFIVAFLIICAAAPQWVAPYSPTAIDPANLLQPPSSSHLFGTDYFGRDVFTLVIYGSRDSLLIGFASVLVGGLTGAALGTISGYVGGWVDLVIMRLIEVLMTIPGILLALAIAAATGPSTINVVLAIAAGTIPRYARVMRSQILTVKNRAFVLASRSIGSSPVRIFFKHVLPNSTAPFLVMATIGMGTSILTGSGLSFLGLGVIKEIPDWGAVLSQGRGYLTVAWWVCTFPGLAIALFVLSVNIIGDRIRDAFDPKKSQG
- a CDS encoding ABC transporter permease, with product MTGTIATRLLTAALVVIGSSMLVFVIMYVLPGDPVLQMLDGNATSPEAIEQVRKQLGLDQPFYVQFLQYFLHLLQGDFGISRIDSSPVLAKILEHVPATLALTLVSATVSILVGTILGVLSAIHRNGFIDMLARFVGLFGISMPTFWTGILLLLLFSIQLGLLPIAGSTGWKSLVLPGITLGLVGAGLIVRMVRNTMLEVISEPYIVTLRAKGLAEQAVMYRHALRNALIPALTVIGVMIGELLSGTVVVETVFARQGIGRILADAIMAKDLPVVQGVVFFTAIIYVLVNFLVDISYSFVDPRIRRSQ